A DNA window from Deltaproteobacteria bacterium RBG_16_64_85 contains the following coding sequences:
- a CDS encoding efflux transporter periplasmic adaptor subunit, with translation MKNTKIVAAVGIVLALVLGGAFAYRFSHLAKGGKAATAEKEEAARTELGSEGKEGGDKQTRGVRLKPEILQSRAVVVETAKKASLGGVIVATGKVGANADRIAHVSPRIPGKIVWVGASLGDTVVAGQVLARLDSVELGEALSEYYKARSRIALARSNLDRIKSLVEKKIAARKEILQAETEYQTAMSELHADEERLRLYGLSPSEFEEHIEEKRILLPVHSPIAGVVTEKHTIVGELADPSKNLFTVTDLSSVWVLVDINEKDLAKIGRGRPAAVKVGAFPESVFRGRVTYIADLVDEATRTVKARIEVANPGRKLKPEMFATVELAIPPSSPPGLAVPEEALVELEGKKVLFITGDDAEFIPREVATGANGGGWVEVTAGLKEGERYAAKGGFLLKSELKKGELGEE, from the coding sequence ATGAAGAATACGAAGATTGTTGCGGCCGTCGGGATCGTCCTCGCTCTCGTCTTGGGCGGCGCCTTCGCGTACCGGTTCAGCCACCTCGCAAAAGGAGGAAAGGCGGCGACCGCCGAAAAAGAGGAAGCCGCCCGAACCGAGCTGGGCAGCGAGGGAAAGGAAGGGGGAGACAAGCAGACCCGAGGCGTCCGTCTGAAACCGGAAATCCTGCAAAGCCGCGCGGTCGTCGTGGAGACTGCGAAAAAGGCGTCTCTCGGCGGCGTCATCGTCGCGACCGGCAAGGTGGGGGCCAACGCGGATCGGATCGCCCACGTCTCCCCCAGGATTCCCGGAAAGATCGTGTGGGTCGGCGCGAGCCTCGGAGACACCGTCGTCGCCGGGCAGGTCCTTGCCCGCCTGGACAGCGTGGAACTGGGGGAAGCCCTGTCCGAGTACTACAAGGCCCGGTCCCGGATCGCCCTCGCGAGAAGCAACCTGGACAGGATCAAGTCGCTCGTCGAGAAGAAGATCGCGGCCCGCAAGGAGATCCTGCAGGCGGAAACGGAATACCAGACGGCGATGTCCGAGCTCCACGCCGACGAGGAACGGCTGAGGCTCTACGGCCTCTCGCCCTCGGAATTCGAAGAGCACATAGAGGAGAAGAGAATCCTCCTCCCCGTCCACTCCCCCATCGCCGGGGTTGTCACGGAAAAACACACCATCGTCGGGGAGCTGGCGGACCCTTCGAAAAACCTCTTCACGGTCACCGACCTTTCCTCCGTGTGGGTGCTGGTGGACATCAACGAGAAGGACCTGGCGAAGATCGGCAGAGGCCGGCCGGCGGCGGTAAAGGTCGGGGCCTTCCCCGAGAGCGTCTTCAGGGGGAGGGTGACCTACATCGCGGACCTGGTGGATGAAGCCACGCGGACCGTAAAGGCGCGGATCGAGGTGGCGAACCCGGGGAGGAAGCTCAAGCCCGAGATGTTCGCCACGGTGGAGCTGGCCATCCCCCCGAGCAGCCCCCCGGGGCTGGCGGTCCCCGAGGAGGCGCTCGTCGAACTGGAAGGGAAGAAGGTCCTGTTCATCACCGGGGACGACGCCGAATTTATCCCCAGGGAAGTGGCGACCGGGGCCAACGGGGGAGGCTGGGTGGAGGTCACCGCGGGCCTGAAAGAAGGAGAGCGGTATGCGGCCAAGGGCGGGTTCCTCCTGAAATCGGAACTGAAAAAAGGCGAACTCGGAGAGGAATAG